In Triticum urartu cultivar G1812 chromosome 6, Tu2.1, whole genome shotgun sequence, the following proteins share a genomic window:
- the LOC125514993 gene encoding 50S ribosomal protein L4-like: protein MQALARAASLLRRAVACPPQLGAAGRDTPLLAKILPNVYSNGYSTLMAPANEVLIPPELLSSKTVWTPDRELGQYEDLVARVTNFHNEDKGFMVLDGDVFDVPIRKDIVHRVVRWQLAKRQQGTHSTKTISEVSGTGRKPYKQKGTGRARHGTLRGCQFRGGATMHGPKPRSHAFKLQKKVRRLGLKIALSARTAEGKLCIFEDLEVPSHKTKNIVQYIKQMDDTKKILLVDGGDIDKKLKLATQNLHYVNVIPSIGLNVYSILQHDTLVMTRDAINRIVERMHTPISR, encoded by the exons ATGCAAGCCCTCGCACGTGCCGCGTCCCTCCTGCGCCGAGCCGTGGCCTGCCCGCCTCAGCTCGGCGCCGCCGGCCGCGACACCCCGCTCCTCGCCAAG ATTTTGCCAAATGTCTACTCCAATGGGTATTCTACTCTTATGGCTCCAGCAAATGAAGTGCTGATTCCACCGGAACTTCTATCTAGCAAGACTGTCTGGACACCAGACCGAGAGCTTG GGCAGTATGAGGACCTAGTAGCTAGAGTAACAAACTTCCATAATGAGGACAAGGGATTCATGGTTTTGGATGGTGATGTTTTTGACGTTCCAATTAGGAAGGATATTGTTCACAGGGTAGTAAGGTGGCAGCTTGCTAAAAGGCAACAG GGGACACACTCAACTAAAACTATCAGTGAAGTGAGCGGCACAGGAAGAAAGCCTTATAAGCAAAAGGGAACAGGAAGAGCACGTCATGGAACATTGCGTGGTTGTCAG TTTCGAGGAGGTGCAACTATGCATGGTCCGAAACCACGAAGCCATGCATTCAAGTTGCAGAAGAAAGTACGACGTCTGGGACTTAAGATAGCTTTGTCTGCTAGAACAGCTGAGGGGAAG CTCTGCATCTTTGAGGACTTAGAAGTCCCTAGCCACAAGACGAAAAACATCGTGCAGTACATAAAGCAGATGGATGATACGAAGAAGATTTTGTTGGTGGATGGAGGCGACATTGATAAGAAGTTAAAGCTGGCTACTCAAAATCTTCACTATGTGAATGTCATTCCTTCGATT GGCCTCAATGTCTACAGCATCCTGCAGCATGACACCCTGGTGATGACTCGGGACGCCATCAACAGAATCGTTGAGCGGATGCACACCCCCATCAGCCGCTAG